DNA from Caldilineales bacterium:
GACGGTGATTCGATGCCGACCGAACGAATAGATGTAATGCAATGACCCGCTGTGCGGCTGGCGGCGTACAAAGCCATGGGCATCCAGCAACTTGTCGAGGTCTTCGAAGGTGACGCTTTGTGGATTGTTACGAATCTTCAGTAGGAGTTTGTCGAACTTAGCCATTCACACAGCAAGACAGTACCATATTCGGTATCATCCGTCAATATCGGCACGTCAGGATCAAACGATGGGCGCGCAGCAGCAACCGTGTCTTGCTGTCACAGGGCGCAGACGAAGCGGTTGGTTGGCTCAGTGATCCTTGCTATACGGCTTGCCATCGGCGGCGGGCGGGATGGCGCGCCCGATCAAGCCGGCCAGGGCGATCATGGTAGCGATGTAGGGCGCCATCAACAGGAACTGCGAGGGGATGGGCACTTTCAGAATCGACAGCTTGCCCTGCAACGATTCGGCAAAACCGAAGATGAGACTGGCGCCAAAGGCCCCGAACGGCAACCACTTGCCGAAGATCATGGCGGCCAGGGCAATGAAGCCGCGCCCGGCCGTCATCACCTCGTCGAAGCGTCCCACCGAACCGAGCGTGAAATAGGCGCCGCCGAATCCGGCCACCAGCCCGCCCAGGATGACGGCCAGATAGCGGGTGCGGAAGACATTGATGCCGAGCGTATCTGCTGCCCGTGGGTGCTCGCCCACCGCCCGCGTGCGCAACCCCCAGCGCGTGTAGAACAGACCGATGTGGATGACGATGAGCAGGATGTACATCCCGAACAAGAAGATGTTGCCCTCGAAGAAGATCGGGCCGATGATGGGGATGTCGCCCAACACCGGCAGCTTGAAAGGCTTGAACGTTCCAGGGCTATTCAACTCTTGGAATACTTGCAGGAACTTGCTGGAAATGAAACTGGTGATCCCAACCGAAAAGATGTTGATCACCGTGCCGCTGATGATCTGGTCGACCATGTAGTGGATGGAGAGCACGGCGTGGATGCCGGCCAACAAGCCGCCGGCCAGCATCGCCGCCATCAACCCCACCCACAGGCTGTGGCTGACGCTACCCACCAGCGCCCCCACCATCGCCCCTGTGAGGAACATGCCCTCGATGGCGATATTGACCACCCCCGCCCGCTCGCAAAGCACGCCCGACAGGGCGCCGATCGTTAGCGGCACCGCCCGCTGCACCATCGCTTTCAGCATCCCCACCAGGTTGATCGACTGGTCGCGCGTGGCCCAAACGAGAAAAGAAAAAATGAAGAAGAGGATGATCAACCCCAGCAGGACATTGGTCGCCCGGCCGAAGCCGCGCACCAACTCGTAGGCTCCCATGCTGACCGCCACCAGCGAGAGCAAGAGCACGGTCGTGTAGGAAGGCAGCACCCAGTCGGCCAGGCGCTGGTCGGCGGGCACCGGCCCCAGGTTGAGGCCGAAGCTGGAGACCAGCCCGGAATCGACGCCCGCTGCAAACAACCAATAGATCAACAAACCGATGGCAATGAAGACGGCGCCGTAGATGCGGTGCCGGCGCTCATAGGACTTGATGGCCGCTGATTTCGTCGCTACTGCTGTGGTCGTTGTCATTCGTAAACTCCTTGCATGGTTGTTTTTTTCCGAACCGCACGCGTTAGCAAGCGGACTCGCACGCGTTAGCAAGCGGACTCGCACGCGTTAGCAAGCGGACTCGCACGCGTTAGCAAGCGGACTCGCACGCGTTAGCAAGCGGACTCGCACGCGTTAGCAAGCGGACTCGCACGCGTTAGCAAGCGGAGGCTACTTCCCCCATCCGCGCATGAACACCTCGCCCTGGCCTTCGCCGGTCGATCGCAGCCGGTAGATGGCCCGGATGATGGCCGGTGCGGCGATGAAGGCGATGATCAGGGCCTGGATCACGTCGATGATCTCGACCGGGATGCGGGCTACATTCTGCATCCGGGTGGCGCCGCTGCGGAGGGTGCCAAAGAGCAGCCCCGTCAGCACCACCCCCAGCGGGTGGCTTTTGCCAAGCAGGGCAATGGCGATGCCGTCGAAGCCGTAGCCAGAGGAAAACGCCAGCGCCAGATTGTGATTGACCCCCAACACCTCGTTGGCTCCCGCCAGCCCCGCCAGCGCGCCCGACAGACACATAGCGATGATGATGTTGCGGGTGATGCTCATGCCGGCGTAGCGGGCGGCGTCGGGGTTCTGCCCCACCGTCCGCACCTCGAAACCCCAGGTCGTCTTGAACAGGAACCAGTAGACGAACAGCGCCATGCCTATCGCCACGAAAAAGCCTAAATGGAAGCGGATCGGGTCGGGGAAGAAACGAGGCAACTCGGCCGACTTTTCGATGAACGGGCTGACGGGATTGGCCGATTCGGGGCGCTTGAGTGGGCCTTTGTCGCTCAGAAGCCATTCGCTCAGCCGGAAGGCGATATAGTTCATCATGATCGTGTTGATGACCTCATGCGCCCCGGTTTTGGCTTTGAGGATGGCAGGGATGAAGGCCCAGAAGGCGCCGCCGGCCGCGCCGGCCAGGATGGCGAGGGGGAGATGGATGATGGTTGGCAGGCCTTTGACGGCAAAGCCCACCCACACGGCGCAGATGGCGCCGACATAGAGTTGTCCTTCGACGCCGATATTGAACAGGCCCGCCCGGAATCCGACCGCCACCGCCAGCCCCGTCAGCAGGAGCGGGGTCGCCGTCACCAGGCTGTCGGTGATCGGGTAGAACGCTTTGGCAATGGCGGCGCCGTCGCCGCTGCCGATGGCGGCGACGATCTGCGAGATCGACCCGATCGACCCCTGGAACAGCGAGCCATAGGCCGTCGCCACCGCCCGCCACATCAGCGGGAAGGCGCCGGCAAAGTCCTCGCGCAGCGCCTTCAGCACCGCCAGATCGGTGAGGATGATGACCAGCGAGCCGAGCACCAGGGCGGTGAAGATCGACAGCAGCGGGATGACGAGCGGCTGCAGGAGCCGTCGCCAGCGCGAGGGGGCGGCGGGTGCGGGTGGGTGTGGGGCAGCGAGTTGCGCCATAGCATCACTCCTAAGGTGAACACTTACCGAACTACAAGGAAAATGCCAGATGTTAGCTAAAAAGGTACTTATACGTAAGAAATTCGTTCTGTATCTCCTGTTCCAAGGGAAGGTGGATACTAACCGGAACATCCAAATCAAGCATCTGGCACATGATGGGGCCAACATCTTCCCATTGGAGATTGCCCAGCCCACAACCCAGGGCCGGCATGGCCAGGGATTTGATGCCCAACGGCTGATAGTTCTCCTTCACCCAGACCAAACCCTGCCGGATGCCATCGATGTCAGAATTCTCTTTCCAGTGATTCTTGGTCGCAAAAAACAAGAACCAGGTCTCTCGATTGGTGTGCGACAGGCTAAACGGTTGGTCCGCCAGTTGATGATCGAGTGAGGTCTCTCGTTGATAGAGATAAGGCTTTCCCATCTTCAGAAGCCCATCACGACAAACTTGCTGATATTCGACATAGGCGTCAGGAAATTGATATTTGGCCCGTGAAGCCAGGCCTTTGCCCATCACACCGACAGTATTCACACTGATCGTCAAAGTCTGTTTGCCGGAGAAAAACATATCGCCCTTGACCAGGTTGAGATTTGGAGTCAATCTATGCTCATAAGATGGAGCAAAAAACATGTTTGGCTCAGGAATAATTTCTAGTTCTCTTTCGCCAATCAGTGCACGGAGTTTTCGTTTCACAGTGTGATTGGCTACATAAATAGAGCTGATCAATTGTGGCGGAATGAAATCTGGCGCCAACACCTCGGCCATGATTTTTCGTTTGGTTCCGGCCTCCTCGGTCCACCAGGTCGCATTGATAACGTCTCGCATTCCGGGTAATCGCTTGATACCTTCTTCGCGAGGCAAAATCTCAGAATTGTAACTCGCTGCATTTCCGGTAGTGATGTAAATATCTGGATTGTTTAGAATACTGGTCTGTACGGCAATCACAGCTATATCATCTGGTGATTTCTCTAGAAGCACGCGATAGAGCATGGGGTTACGCGGCTGAAAGTAGAGGTTCGCAAAACTCCATAACGACTTGCCATTTGGCGTCAATCTCTGATTCCTCCCAGAGACAATTGCCTTGTCGTAGATCGGCGTGTGCGCAATGCCATCCGCCTCGATCTTGGCATGAGAGAGTATCCCATACCTCAAGATCGACGGAATATTGTCGATGTGCGTGATGTAATAAAGCTCGCGTAAACGCCGATTCTGCTTGTTCATAGCCAGATTCTAGAACACCGCTTCGGCTTCGTCCTCGGCCGGCTCCTCGATGGGGGCAATCTGATCGGGGCTGACGCCGGCCATGAGCAGGCCGAGATATTCCTTCGTCACGTGCGGCGAATCGACGATGGCGATGATCTTGCCGCGATACATCACAGCAATGCGGTCCGACAGGGCCATGATCTCGTCCAGTTCGGTGGAGACGAGCAGCACGGCGCAGCCCGTGTCGCGCTTTTCGAGGATGCGCGAATGGATGTACTCGATCGAGCCGACATCCAGGCCACGGGTTGGTTGCGAGGCGATGAGCAGCTTGATCGGGCGCGAGAACTCGCGGGCGACGATCACCTTCTGCTGGTTGCCGCCCGAGAGCGAACTGGCCGGTGTGCCGATGCCGGGCGTCCGCACATCGAATTGCTTGACCAGATCGGTCGCCGCCTTGCCCACCTCGTCTTGCTGGATGACGACGCCCCTGGCGAAGGGCGGCAGATAATAGGTGTTCAGCACCATGTTATCGGCGATGGGATAGGAGAGCACCAGCCCATCCGCCTGGCGGTCTTCGGGCACATGCGCCACTCCGGTCTCGACCACCTTGCGTGGGGTGGCGCGGGTCGTATCCTTGCCATCGATAGAGATGGCGCCGCTCAGAGCCGAACGCAGCCCCGTCAACGCCTCGACGAATTCGGTCTGACCGTTGCCCTGCACCCCCGCCACCCCCACCACCTCGCCCGCCCGCACCTCCAGCGTGACTTCATTGACGGCCAGGTTCTCGCGGTCGTCCAACACACTCAGGCGGTCGATCTTGAGCACCGTATCGCCGGGGACGCAGTGCGTCTTCTTGGCCTTGAGGCTCACATCGCGGCCTACCATCATCGACGCCAACTGCGGTTGCGTAGCGGCCTTGGGGTCGGCCTGCCCCACCACCTTGCCCAGCCGCAGCACGGTGATGCGGTCGGCCACTGCCAGCACCTCGCGCAGCTTGTGGGTGATGAAGATGATCGATTTGCCCTGCGCCACCAGCGACTGCATCACCTTGAACAGTTCATCCGCCTCCTGCGGCGTCAACACCGCCGTCGGCTCATCCAGGATGAGGATGTCAGCGCTGCGATAGAGCAGCTTGATGATTTCGACCCGCTGCTGCACCCCCACTGGCAGATCTTTGATATAGCTGTTCGGGTCTACCGCCAGACCGAACTTCTCCGAAATCTCGCGGATGCGGGCAGCGGACTTGCGCCGATCTAGAAACACACCGCCCCGCAGAGACTCGACTCCCAACATCACATTCTCGGTCACGGTCAGCACCGGCACCAACATGAAATGCTGATGCACCATCCCCACCCCCGCGTCGATGGCGTCGTTGGGGCTGTGGACGGTCAACTTCTTGCCCTTGACGATGATCTCCCCCTCGTCCGGCTGATAGAGGCCGTAGAGGATGTTCATCAACGTGGATTTGCCGGCGCCATTCTCGCCGAGCAGGGCCAGGATCTCACCCTGATTCAACTCCAGGTCGATGTGATCGTTGGCCAACACGCCAGGAAAACGTTTGGTGATGCCGCGGAGTTGGAGGATAGGCGCCATAGCGAATCCTGTTCTGAGTGGGGTTTGGGAGGGGTGGTAGACAGGTATAGAAAGGGCAGGTAGACAAGTAGACAAGAAGTAAGTAGACAAGGTTCGGTCGCCGTCCCTCTGGCGACACAAGACCTGTCCCTGCGACCTTGTCTATTTATCAACCTGTCTACTTGTCTACTCTTTTACTCTCAGGCAAGTCTATCACAAAGGAGGCAAGAATGAAACTGGCGGCCCAGGGAATCTCTGGGCCGCCAGCTTGGTAGTTCAGTGTAAACCCTAAAGGTTTCCAAAACCTTTAGGGTTTTGCGGATCGACTTGCTTACGGCAGGCTGCTGAAGCTGTTGACTTTGATCTTGCCGTCGATGATGTCCTGAGTGACCTGGGCGACGCCATCCTTGACGGCCTGGGGCACCTCGCCGTCGAAGTTGTGGAAGGGAGCGATGCCGATTTCGCCGTTGGCCAGGGTGGCGACCTTGACGCCGCCAGCGTAGGAGCCATCGGCCACGGCTCGCGTCGCCGAAGCGACCGAGAGTTCCAGGTGTTTGAGCACGCTGGTGAGGACGATGTCCTTGTACTCAGGTGCGCTCACGAACCAGTCGGTGTCAACGCCGACGAGCATGACGCCGGGGTTCTCCTTCACTGCCGCCGCCGTGCCCAGACCCACCGGGCCGGCCACCGGCATGATGATGTCGGCGCCCTCGTCGATCAGGTTCTGGCCGAACTGCTTGCCCTTGTCCTGGTCGCTGAAGTCACCCGTGAACAAGCCGTCCTTGGTGGCATTGTCCCAACCCAAGAGTTCGACCGCAGTGCCGTTCTGCTGATTGTAGTACTCGATGCCTTCCTGGAAGCCCACCATGAAGTCGGCCACGGGCGGGATGTTGATGCCGCCGAAGGTGCCGACCTTGCCGGTCTTGGTCATGCCAGCCGCCACATAGCCGGCCAGGAATGCGCCTTCCTGGGTGGCGTAGACCTGCTGCCAGACGTTGTCATAGGGGTCGGCATAGGCAAAGTCAAGGATCTGGAACTTCTGATCCGGGTTCGCCGTCGCCGCCGCCGCCGTGGCATCGCCCAAGAGGAAGCCGACGGTCACGATCAGGTCGCAGTCCGAGGCGATGAACTCGTTGATGTTCTTCTCGTAGTCGGTCTGCTGCTGCGACTCCAGATACGTCGCCTCCCAACCCAACTCTGCCGCCACCGCTTCGGCGCCATCCCACGCCGTCTGGTTGAACGACTTGTCGTCCACACCACCCGTGTCCGTCACCTCGCACACCTTGCCGCCTTCCATCATCGCCGTTTCACCCAATGTGCTGAAGCTGTTGACTTTGATCTTGCCGTCGATGATGTCCTGAGTGACCTGGGCGACGCCATCCTTGACGGCCTGGGGCACCTCGCCGTCGAAGTTGTGGAAGGGAGCGATGCCGATTTCGCCGTTGGCCAGGGTGGCGACCTTGACGCCGCCAGCGTAGGAGCCATCGGCCACGGCTCGCGTCGCCGAAGCGACCGAGAGTTCCAGGTGTTTGAGCACGCTGGTGAGGACGATGTCCTTGTACTCAGGTGCGCTCACGAACCAGTCGGTGTCAACGCCGACGAGCATGACGCCGGGGTTCTCCTTCACTGCCGCCGCCGTGCCCAGACCCACCGGGCCGGCCACCGGCATGATGATGTCGGCGCCCTCGTCGATCAGGTTCTGGCCGAACTGCTTGCCCTTGTCCTGGTCGCTGAAGTCACCCGTGAACAAGCCGTCCTTGGTGGCATTGTCCCAACCCAAGAGTTCGACCGCAGTGCCGTTCTGCTGATTGTAGTACTCGATGCCTTCCTGGAAGCCCACCATGAAGTCGGCCACGGGCGGGATGTTGATGCCGCCGAAGGTGCCGACCTTGCCGGTCTTGGTCATGCCAGCCGCCACATAGCCGGCCAGGAATGCGCCTTCCTGGGTGGCGTAGACCTGCTGCCAGACGTTGTCATAGGGGTCGGCATAGGCAAAGTCAAGGATCTGGAACTTCTGATCCGGGTTCGCCGTCGCCGCCGCCGCCGTGGCATCGCCCAAGAGGAAGCCGACGGTCACGATCAGGTCGCAGTCCGAGGCGATGAACTCGTTGATGTTCTTCTCGTAGTCGGTCTGCTGCTGCGACTCCAGATACGTCGCCTCCCAACCCAACTCTGCCGCCACCGCTTCGGCGCCATCCCACGCCGTCTGGTTGAACGACTTGTCGTCCACACCACCCGTGTCCGTCACCTCGCACACCTTGCCTTTGGCTTCGGGGGCGGCGGTAGGTTCAGGCGCTTTGGTGGGTTCGGGCGCTTTCGTCGGCTCAGGGGCTTTCGTCGGCGCTGCGGTCGGTGGGGGCGCCTCGGTGGGAGCAGGCGTGGCGCGCCCGCCGCAGGCGGCGAGCACGAAGGCCGCCACCAAGATGACGGTCAAGACAGTAAACAGTCGTTTGTACATGGTTGCTATCTCCTCCTTGAGAGAGTACCGCAGTAGAGAGTAAAACGGAAATCGCTTGCGAACGACCGGGAATAGGAATCGTCCGGGGAAGTTCGGGGCCGGGAATCTGCACTGCCCCGCTTTCTCGTGGTCAAGTATACGACGGCTTGGCTTTTGTCGCAACAAAAGCAAGCGATGCCAAGATGCCAACGCCTATGACGACGCTTCCGGCTTCGCCCCCACCACCTCGCGCCCGCGCGTCCCACCCAAATCGGGGCCGATGACGCCCGCCTCTTCCATCATATCGATCAGCCGGGCGGCGCGGGTGTAGCCGATCTGCAGACGGCGCTGGAGCAGGCTGGTGCTGGCCTTGCCCGCCTCGCGCACGATCTCCACCGCCCGGTCGTAGAGGGCGTCCTTGCCGGCCTGCTGCTCGGCCTGGGCCAACATATCATCCCACAAGGGCCGCTGCACCGATGGCTCTGGCGGGGCGGGCGGGGCGGTGGGGCTGACGGCCGGCTCGTCGTCGGCGGGGAAATCCATCTCGGCCAGCGGCCGCATCCCGGCCTGCGCTCCTCCCTGCCCGTGCCAGAAGCGCACCAGCCGGTTCACCTCCAGATCCGAGACGAACGCGCCCTGCAAACGCGCCAGCTTGGCCGAGTCGGGCCGCATGAACAGCATATCCCCGCGCCCCAGCAGCCGTTCGGCCCCCGGCGTATCCAGGATCACGCGCGAATCGATCTGGCTGGTGACGGCGAAAGCGATGCGCGAGGGGAAGTTGGCTTTGATCAGCCCGGTGACGACGTTGACCGAAGGCCGCTGCGTGGCGATGACCAGGTGGATGCCGGTGGCGCGGGCCATCTGCGCCAGCCGCACGAGCGATTTCTCCACATCGTCCGGCGCCGTCATCATGATGTCGGCCAGTTCATCGACGACGATGACGACGAAAGGCAAGATCGATTTGCCCTGGGCCGCGCGCTGGGCGTTGTAAACATCGATATTGCGGGCGCCAGCCCTTTCCAATTCCTTATAGC
Protein-coding regions in this window:
- a CDS encoding ABC transporter permease, with the protein product MTTTTAVATKSAAIKSYERRHRIYGAVFIAIGLLIYWLFAAGVDSGLVSSFGLNLGPVPADQRLADWVLPSYTTVLLLSLVAVSMGAYELVRGFGRATNVLLGLIILFFIFSFLVWATRDQSINLVGMLKAMVQRAVPLTIGALSGVLCERAGVVNIAIEGMFLTGAMVGALVGSVSHSLWVGLMAAMLAGGLLAGIHAVLSIHYMVDQIISGTVINIFSVGITSFISSKFLQVFQELNSPGTFKPFKLPVLGDIPIIGPIFFEGNIFLFGMYILLIVIHIGLFYTRWGLRTRAVGEHPRAADTLGINVFRTRYLAVILGGLVAGFGGAYFTLGSVGRFDEVMTAGRGFIALAAMIFGKWLPFGAFGASLIFGFAESLQGKLSILKVPIPSQFLLMAPYIATMIALAGLIGRAIPPAADGKPYSKDH
- a CDS encoding ABC transporter permease, yielding MAQLAAPHPPAPAAPSRWRRLLQPLVIPLLSIFTALVLGSLVIILTDLAVLKALREDFAGAFPLMWRAVATAYGSLFQGSIGSISQIVAAIGSGDGAAIAKAFYPITDSLVTATPLLLTGLAVAVGFRAGLFNIGVEGQLYVGAICAVWVGFAVKGLPTIIHLPLAILAGAAGGAFWAFIPAILKAKTGAHEVINTIMMNYIAFRLSEWLLSDKGPLKRPESANPVSPFIEKSAELPRFFPDPIRFHLGFFVAIGMALFVYWFLFKTTWGFEVRTVGQNPDAARYAGMSITRNIIIAMCLSGALAGLAGANEVLGVNHNLALAFSSGYGFDGIAIALLGKSHPLGVVLTGLLFGTLRSGATRMQNVARIPVEIIDVIQALIIAFIAAPAIIRAIYRLRSTGEGQGEVFMRGWGK
- a CDS encoding DarT ssDNA thymidine ADP-ribosyltransferase family protein, with product MNKQNRRLRELYYITHIDNIPSILRYGILSHAKIEADGIAHTPIYDKAIVSGRNQRLTPNGKSLWSFANLYFQPRNPMLYRVLLEKSPDDIAVIAVQTSILNNPDIYITTGNAASYNSEILPREEGIKRLPGMRDVINATWWTEEAGTKRKIMAEVLAPDFIPPQLISSIYVANHTVKRKLRALIGERELEIIPEPNMFFAPSYEHRLTPNLNLVKGDMFFSGKQTLTISVNTVGVMGKGLASRAKYQFPDAYVEYQQVCRDGLLKMGKPYLYQRETSLDHQLADQPFSLSHTNRETWFLFFATKNHWKENSDIDGIRQGLVWVKENYQPLGIKSLAMPALGCGLGNLQWEDVGPIMCQMLDLDVPVSIHLPLEQEIQNEFLTYKYLFS
- a CDS encoding ABC transporter ATP-binding protein — its product is MAPILQLRGITKRFPGVLANDHIDLELNQGEILALLGENGAGKSTLMNILYGLYQPDEGEIIVKGKKLTVHSPNDAIDAGVGMVHQHFMLVPVLTVTENVMLGVESLRGGVFLDRRKSAARIREISEKFGLAVDPNSYIKDLPVGVQQRVEIIKLLYRSADILILDEPTAVLTPQEADELFKVMQSLVAQGKSIIFITHKLREVLAVADRITVLRLGKVVGQADPKAATQPQLASMMVGRDVSLKAKKTHCVPGDTVLKIDRLSVLDDRENLAVNEVTLEVRAGEVVGVAGVQGNGQTEFVEALTGLRSALSGAISIDGKDTTRATPRKVVETGVAHVPEDRQADGLVLSYPIADNMVLNTYYLPPFARGVVIQQDEVGKAATDLVKQFDVRTPGIGTPASSLSGGNQQKVIVAREFSRPIKLLIASQPTRGLDVGSIEYIHSRILEKRDTGCAVLLVSTELDEIMALSDRIAVMYRGKIIAIVDSPHVTKEYLGLLMAGVSPDQIAPIEEPAEDEAEAVF
- a CDS encoding BMP family ABC transporter substrate-binding protein; amino-acid sequence: MYKRLFTVLTVILVAAFVLAACGGRATPAPTEAPPPTAAPTKAPEPTKAPEPTKAPEPTAAPEAKGKVCEVTDTGGVDDKSFNQTAWDGAEAVAAELGWEATYLESQQQTDYEKNINEFIASDCDLIVTVGFLLGDATAAAATANPDQKFQILDFAYADPYDNVWQQVYATQEGAFLAGYVAAGMTKTGKVGTFGGINIPPVADFMVGFQEGIEYYNQQNGTAVELLGWDNATKDGLFTGDFSDQDKGKQFGQNLIDEGADIIMPVAGPVGLGTAAAVKENPGVMLVGVDTDWFVSAPEYKDIVLTSVLKHLELSVASATRAVADGSYAGGVKVATLANGEIGIAPFHNFDGEVPQAVKDGVAQVTQDIIDGKIKVNSFSTLGETAMMEGGKVCEVTDTGGVDDKSFNQTAWDGAEAVAAELGWEATYLESQQQTDYEKNINEFIASDCDLIVTVGFLLGDATAAAATANPDQKFQILDFAYADPYDNVWQQVYATQEGAFLAGYVAAGMTKTGKVGTFGGINIPPVADFMVGFQEGIEYYNQQNGTAVELLGWDNATKDGLFTGDFSDQDKGKQFGQNLIDEGADIIMPVAGPVGLGTAAAVKENPGVMLVGVDTDWFVSAPEYKDIVLTSVLKHLELSVASATRAVADGSYAGGVKVATLANGEIGIAPFHNFDGEVPQAVKDGVAQVTQDIIDGKIKVNSFSSLP